Proteins found in one Chloroflexota bacterium genomic segment:
- a CDS encoding GlcNAc-PI de-N-acetylase encodes MSKTILMLATFGLEIVEVGGTLALHAQAGDNVHAAVLLSRETSRPQIEQAAKILGVKSVQFLGFNYGEVQPDIPSKVKLVRVFRELKPDILITQDPEHSYHDLDPDRRLAMLLYLESVAIANRDWRIAECGGFAPHSIRDIYYMSPEHANCVVEIGTTFTLKQKALDELGFQLSYSAQVMKERIGDAVLHNIVPNYDAVKDDHLELGRALHHEMDRALAMYHGVLSHSGAAMAEAFRYQGQFKFDKLM; translated from the coding sequence GTGTCGAAAACCATTTTGATGCTCGCAACGTTCGGTCTCGAAATCGTCGAAGTCGGCGGGACCCTTGCCTTGCACGCGCAAGCCGGCGATAATGTCCATGCCGCCGTTTTGCTTTCGCGCGAAACCAGTCGTCCGCAGATCGAGCAAGCCGCGAAAATCCTTGGCGTCAAATCGGTGCAGTTCCTCGGTTTTAATTACGGCGAAGTGCAACCGGACATTCCGTCAAAAGTGAAACTGGTGCGCGTGTTCCGCGAATTGAAACCGGACATTCTCATCACCCAGGATCCAGAGCACTCGTACCACGACCTCGATCCGGATCGGCGCTTGGCGATGCTCTTGTATCTCGAATCCGTCGCGATCGCGAACCGCGATTGGCGCATCGCCGAGTGCGGCGGCTTTGCGCCGCACTCCATCCGCGATATTTATTACATGTCGCCCGAACACGCCAACTGCGTCGTCGAAATCGGGACGACGTTCACGCTGAAACAAAAAGCGCTCGACGAGTTAGGATTCCAACTTTCGTATTCGGCGCAAGTAATGAAGGAACGCATCGGCGACGCGGTCCTGCATAACATCGTGCCGAATTACGATGCCGTGAAAGATGACCACCTTGAACTCGGACGCGCCCTGCATCACGAAATGGATCGCGCGCTCGCGATGTATCACGGCGTCCTCAGTCATTCCGGAGCGGCGATGGCGGAAGCGTTTCGCTATCAGGGACAGTTCAAGTTCGACAAGTTGATGTAA
- a CDS encoding winged helix-turn-helix transcriptional regulator — MPKHSDHGGHHHLRSRDLQLPDEQDLLCVIKLFQALSDLTRAKVIFALTQGERSVNEIAVIVGASPSSVSHHLRRLRDAGLVEYHRHGNQIFYSIEDVHIAAILEEAQHHTEHAQLGAVHRAKRK; from the coding sequence ATGCCTAAACACTCCGACCACGGCGGACATCACCACTTGCGTTCGCGCGACCTCCAATTGCCAGACGAGCAAGACCTACTTTGCGTGATCAAGCTTTTTCAAGCGTTGTCCGATCTGACGCGCGCCAAAGTGATTTTCGCGCTCACGCAAGGCGAGCGGAGCGTCAACGAAATCGCCGTCATCGTCGGCGCTTCCCCCTCTTCGGTGTCACATCACCTGCGCCGTTTGCGCGACGCCGGCTTGGTGGAATACCATCGGCACGGCAACCAGATTTTCTATTCTATCGAGGACGTGCACATCGCGGCGATTCTCGAAGAAGCACAACACCACACAGAGCACGCGCAACTCGGCGCGGTGCATCGCGCAAAACGCAAATAA